In Lysobacter sp. FW306-1B-D06B, the sequence TCAGCGCGGCGCCTTCCTCCACGCGGTCCAGCCCGGCGGTGAGGGCGAGCTCCTTGCCGAAATTGCGCGACAGCCGCAGCAGTGCGACGCGACGGTCTGCGGCCGCGAGCTGCTGCATCAGCGGCCAGGTCGCATCGGTGCTTCCGTCGTCGATGTAGAGCACCTGTCCGTCGATGCCTTCCTCGTGCGCGAGCGCATCGAGCACCGCGCGGATGCGCGGATGCAGCAACGGCAGGCTGTCGGCCTCGTTGAAGGCGGCGATGACGACGGTGAGGCGGTTGCAGGTCATGGGGCAATGGTAGCCGGGTCTCGCGGCGCCTACTCGATCCGCTGGAGGTACTCGGTGCCGCCCATGTAGCGCATCTGCCGCTGGATGGCCTGCGATCGCCGCTGCACGTACGGACCGGGCCGGCTGATGCTGTAGCGGCGCGGGCTCGGCAAGACCGCGGCCATGCGCGCGGCCTCGGCCGGCCCGAGGCGGTCGGCATCCTTGCCGAAGTAGGTGCGGGCCGCGGCCTGCGCGCCGTACACGCCGTCTCCGAACTCGGCGATGTTGACGTACACCTCGATGATGCGGTGCTTGGGCCACAGCGCTTCGATCAGCACCGTGTACCAGGCCTCGATGCCCTTGCGCACCCAGCTTCGTCCGCTCCACAGGAACAGGTTCTTGGCGGTCTGCTGGCTGATCGTGCTGCCGCCGCGCACCTTGCGGCCGCGTTCGTTGTTCTTGCGCGCCTTTTCGATGGCCTTGAGATCGAAGCCGAAGTGGTCGGCGAAGTTCTGGTCCTCCGAGGCCACGACCGCCAGCGGCACGTAGGACGAGATCTCGTCCAGGTCACGCCAGTCGTGGGCGATGCGGAAGCGCCAGTCGCCTTCGCTCCATGCCTCCAGCTGACGGGACAGCATGAACGCGCTGAAGGCCGGATCGACGAAACGCAGCGTCGCCACCTGCACCACGCTCAACAGCAGCAGGGCGAACGGCAACGCGATCAGCCACCGCAGCCAGCGCCGGCGTCGGCGCGGCGTTACCGTCTTGGACCCGTCGGGCCTGTCTTCTTCGCGCACGTTCATGCCTTGCACGGGCGTTGCTCCATCCCCATTTGTGTTCGTCCATCCCTTTTCACACGATCGCGCGCATTATTCCAATCACGCGCGCAGACCGCACGAGTCCTCCGCATGACCGATACCTCGACCGCGCCCGCCGGCGACCGCGACCAGTTGACCCGTTTTCTCATCCAAGGCGCAGGGGTGCGCGGGGTGCGCGTGCACCTGCAGGACACCTGGGACCAGATCCGCAGTCGCGCCGAGTACCCGCAGGCCGCCGCCGAGCTGCTAGGCGAAGCCGCCGCCGCCGCGGCACTGTTCACCGGCCACGCCAAGGTCGACGGTCGCCTCTCGGTGCAGTTGCGAGGGCACGGCGCGCTGCGCACCCTCTTCGCCGAATGCACCGCGGCCGGCACGCTGCGCGGCATCGCACAGGTGGACGAGCACGCCCAAACGGTCTCGCGCGACCTGCGCGAACTGGGTCCCGACGCAGTGCTCGCCATCACCATCGAGAACCCGTCCATCGACGGCCGCGAGCCCATGCGCTACCAGGGCCTGGTGGCGCTGGAATCGGACTCGCTGACGGAGGCCTTCGAGGATTACTTCCGCCAGTCCGAGCAGCTGCCGACCCGCCTGCTGCTGGCCGCCGACGAACGGCAGGTGGCGGGACTGATGCTGCAGAAGCTTCCGTCGGATCATGGGGATGACGACGGCTGGTCGCGTGTGGGCGCCCTATTCGACACGCTCACCACGCGCGAACTGCTGGAATGGTCGGCGGAGGACCTGCTGACCCGCCTGTTCCATGAGGACGGGGTCCAGGTCCTGGGACGCAAACCGCTCCGCTTTGCCTGCTCCTGCTCCCGGGAACGGGTGGAATCGATGCTCGTCTCCCTCGGGGCCGCCGAGGCGGAGGCAGCGGTGGAGGCGGCCGGTGGCGCCGCCCAGATCCGTTGCGAGTTTTGCGGACAGAGTTACCGTTTCGATGCGGAGGAAATCGCTAGCTTGTTTGCCGTGGCGACAACGGAGATGGCGGCCCCTGAAAGGCTGCAGTAGCACCTCCGACGTCACTCGGGGAATTGTTAAATAAACATAAACGGTCTATAGTCGCGGTCCTCAAGAGAGGGGAACTCCGCCGGGTTTACCCGGTCGTAACAAGACCATGAACACGCGCCTGCTTCGACTGCCATTGACCCTGATGCTCGCCCTGGGCGTGGTGTCGGGCGTCCATGCGCAGGCCAGGCGCACCCCGGAGACGACCTACCTCCCGGTCTGGAACCAGACCAGCGGCAAGCTCGAATACCTCCTGCAGCTCGAGCCCACCGGCACCCCGGTGGCAGGCGCCCGCTGGCGCGTGGGCAGCAATACCCTCGACGCTGCGTTCGGCCTGGAAGCCGGCGACACCCTCGGCCTGGTCTGCGATCGCAAGACCGGACTGGCCGGTGCAATCGGCAACCTCGCCAATCACTGCATGCTCGCCTCGATGGACGAGGACGACGACCATTCCGGCACGCGCCAAGGCACCCTCGGTGCCAGTCTGAGTCGCGCGGGTGGCAAGGTCGGCCTGGCGCTCGGCACGGGTCGCGACACCCTACCCGCCTGGCTGAGCCCCAACTCGAAGTTCAGCAAGGTCGACCAGAACACGCTCACCGTGTACGGCCAGAAGAACATCGGCCGCGAGGCCACGGTGTCCATCGGCGGCACCTGGGCACGCGCGAAGCTGATCCCGGCCGGCGAAGTGCCCGCCCTGGCCGATCGCTGGAACACCAAGAGCCTCACGGTCGGCGCTGGCGTCGGCAACTTCAGCGCAAACATCGTCGGCCGCGTGGTCGACACCCCCGGCGAGCCGGGCCAGTGGGAAGGCCTCGGCGTCGGTCTGACCTGGCGCACGCCGTGGAGCGGCCAGCTCACGGTGGGCGCGGAGAACGTCGTGACCCGCGGCCGCAACCCGTTCGCCCCCGAAAACGGCGACAAGGACGAGGGCACCGTTCCCTATGTCCGTTACGAGCAGGATCTCTGACGATCCGCCGTCCGCGCCAGCCGCGGATTTAACTCCTTGAATCCAAAGACCGCTCGCGGGGTTCTCGTGAGCGGCGCCTTCGTTTGGGCACATCTCTTGCCTTCCAGGCCCCTGTCGGGGTCGATACACCCGCGTACGGCCTTCACAAGTTCGAAACTGTGCATTAACGACACTTTCACTTCTCTTCGAACGTGGTTAGGATCGGGTTGCCTTGCCGTTTTTGGCGTCTTCTTTGACGCCGTCGGTTAGGTCCCATGGGATCCATCGACTCACGTTTGGAGAGAGAGATGAACTTGAAGACCACCCCGCTCCGCGACGCGATTGTTTACTCGCTCGCGGTCGGCACCACCGCCCTGGCCGGTACGGCCATGGCTCAGGAACAGCAGCAGACGACGACCACCCTCGATCGCATCGAGGTGACCGGTTCGCGCATTCGTCAGGTTGATATCGAGACCGAAGCACCGGTCCTGACCATCACCCGCGCGGACATCGAAAACCAGGGCTTCCAGTCGGTCGCCGACATCCTGCAGAACATTTCCGCCGTCGGCGCCCCGGCCATCAGCCGCGCTTCGCCGCTGTCGGCCGGTGAAAACGTCGGCGGCCAGTTCATCAGCATGCGCAACCTGGGTACCCAGCGCACGCTGATCCTGGTCAACGGCAAGCGCCTGGGCATCAGCACCTCGGGCCTGCAGGACGTTTCGCTGATCCCGACGGTCGCCGTCGAGCGCGTCGAAGTCCTGAAGGACGGCGCTTCCTCGATCTACGGCTCCGACGCGATCGCCGGCGTGGTGAACATCATCACCCGTTCGAACTTCGAAGGCGCCACGGTCGACGCGTACTACGGTCAGTACAGCGAAGGCGACGGCGAGACGACCCGCGCTTCGGGCATCCTCGGCTTCACCGGTGATCGCGGTTCGATCACGGCCGCCGTCGAATACCGCAAGGAAGAGGAAGTCTTCGCCAAGGATCGCGAGTACAGCGCGTACCCGCAGAGCTACAAGCATCCGACCCGCGGCTGGACCACCGCTTCGCAGTGGGGCCAGATCACGGATGCGCCGGGTGCAGCGAACCCGGGCGGCGTCGGCACGCTCGTTCTGAACCCGGGTGCGGATTGGCGCAGCCTCGCCAACTACCACACGCAGAACTCCAACACCGGCGCGACGGCTGCTGATCCGAACGGTTCGGTGCTCGACAA encodes:
- the mtgA gene encoding monofunctional biosynthetic peptidoglycan transglycosylase — protein: MNVREEDRPDGSKTVTPRRRRRWLRWLIALPFALLLLSVVQVATLRFVDPAFSAFMLSRQLEAWSEGDWRFRIAHDWRDLDEISSYVPLAVVASEDQNFADHFGFDLKAIEKARKNNERGRKVRGGSTISQQTAKNLFLWSGRSWVRKGIEAWYTVLIEALWPKHRIIEVYVNIAEFGDGVYGAQAAARTYFGKDADRLGPAEAARMAAVLPSPRRYSISRPGPYVQRRSQAIQRQMRYMGGTEYLQRIE
- a CDS encoding Hsp33 family molecular chaperone HslO yields the protein MTDTSTAPAGDRDQLTRFLIQGAGVRGVRVHLQDTWDQIRSRAEYPQAAAELLGEAAAAAALFTGHAKVDGRLSVQLRGHGALRTLFAECTAAGTLRGIAQVDEHAQTVSRDLRELGPDAVLAITIENPSIDGREPMRYQGLVALESDSLTEAFEDYFRQSEQLPTRLLLAADERQVAGLMLQKLPSDHGDDDGWSRVGALFDTLTTRELLEWSAEDLLTRLFHEDGVQVLGRKPLRFACSCSRERVESMLVSLGAAEAEAAVEAAGGAAQIRCEFCGQSYRFDAEEIASLFAVATTEMAAPERLQ